In Methanothermobacter tenebrarum, the sequence GATGATAGCCCAAGCCGAACATGACCCTGATGCAGCCTCAGTACTTGTAACACCATCAAGAAGTCTCGGAGAGAAAGTTTATAATATCCTAGAGGAGAAGGTTAAATATGCTAAAAGGGGTGAGATCATAAGAAAGTCCCTCGAAGATTATGGTAAGATAATCATCGTAAAAGATCTTAAGGAGGCTGTTTATTTCAGCAATGAATATGCCCCCGAGCACCTTATAATAATGACCAAGGACCCTGAGATTCTATTAGATGAGATTGAAAATGCCGGGTCCATATTCCTTGGAGAGTTAACACCAGTCTCTGCAGGAGACTATGGTTCAGGGACTAATCACGTACTACCCACCAGCGGATGTGCAAAGATGTACTCAGGATTATCAACAGAATCCTTCCTGAAAAAACCCACAGTACAAATATTATCAGAAGATGGTCTCAAAACCCTCAAAGATATTGTAATCCCACTCGCAGAATATGAAGGACTCTACGCACACGCAGAATCATTTAAAAAGAGACTTATGAGGTGACAACCATGCTAGGTAAGACCAGGAGAACCCATTATTCAAATGAGATCACACCATCACTTGACGGATCCCATACAATCCTCATGGGTTGGGTGTACGAAATACGAGACCTTGGAGGGATAATATTCATACTCCTCAGGGACAGACATGGTATAATACAGGTAACCGCCCCAAGTAAAAAAACATCAAAAGAACTATTCAAAAAATTAAGAAAACTCAAAAAAGAATATGTTATAGAAGTCCAAGGGACGGTTCAAAAGTCCCCCAAAGCCCCAAGAAGCGTTGAAATAATACCCTCCAATGTGAAAGTCCTGGCCAAATCACAACAACCATTACCACTCGACCCCACAGGGAAGGTTAAAGCCGAAATTGACACAAGACTAGACTCAAGGTTCCTAGACCTTAGAAGACCCGAAATAAGCGCAATATTCAAGATAAAAAGTAGAATGCTGCATTCAGTGAGGGTTTTCCTCGAAAAGGAGGGTTTTATCGAGATAAACACTCCCAAGTTGGTTGCATCAGCAACCGAAGGCGGGACAGAACTCTTCCCCATAACCTACTTCGAAAGGGAAGCCTTCCTAGGCCAAAGCCCACAACTCTACAAACAGATGATGATGGCAAGCGGCCTCGACAAAGTCTATGAGATAGCACCCATATTCAGGGCAGAAGAACACGACACCCTCAGGCACCTAAACGAGGTCATATCCATTGACATAGAAGCAGCCTTCATGAACCACGAAGACGTCATGAAAATACTCGAAAAACTCATCGTAAAAGTCATAAAGGACATCAAAGAACACTGCAAAGAAGAACTCGAAACCCTAGGCAGAGAACTCGAAACCCCAAAACTGCCCTTCGAAAGACTAGAATATGACGAAGTCGTGGAGATAGTCAAATCACAAGGAGTCCACCTCAGACATGGAGAAGACCTCTCAAGGGCCGCTGAAAAAGCCCTAGGCGAGATAATGCCCGGCTATTATTTCATAAAATCCTGGCCAACGAATATAAAACCATTCTATGTAATGCCAAGGGAGGATGACCCAAGCAAAAGCTACGCCTTCGACCTCATGTACAAGGACCTTGAAGTATCCTCCGGTGCCATGAGGGTCCATGAACACGACCTCCTAGTTGAAAAGATTAAAAAACAGGGACTAAATCCCAGATCATTTGAAAGTTACCTTTCAGCCTTCAAATATGGGATGCCACCACATGCAGGTTGGGGTCTTGGAGCTGAAAGATTCACCATGGCACTCCTAGAAATCAAAAATATCAGGGAAACAGTACTATTCCCAAGGGACAGGAGAAGATTAACCCCATAAAGTGATTTGATGATGGGCGCCTCCACAAAAAAAGGAAAAAAGATCGCGGAAAAGAGTAGGAGGATAGTGAAAAAGCTTATAAAAGATAAGATAGAAGGGTTACCCCCAGAAGAAGTCGAGATCATAGAGAGGATAGTTCATTCCACAGCCGACCCAGAATATGCTGATATCACTAGGATGAGCCAAGAATTCATACCCACAACCATAAATGCCCTAGGGGACCTTAAGGATATACTAGTAGATGTTGAAATGGTGAAAGCAGGAATATCCTATGATGGGGACATAAAATGTTATATAAACCATCCAACTGTTATAAAGATGGCGAAGGATAAAAACATGACCAGGGCAGCTGCTGCAATGGAATACGCAGCCTCAAAAGACTTCAGCGGAATCGTAGTGGTGGGTAACGCGCCAACCGCACTCTCAAAGGTGATAAAATTAACAGAAGCAGGGATGGATGTTAAATCTATAATAGGAGTGCCTGTTGGTTTTGTAGCTGCTGCTGAATCCAAAAAACTCCTCACAAAAACAAACATACCATACCTTATAACCTCCGGTCCAAAGGGTGGGACGCCAGTTGCAGTGGCAGCCACAAACGCCCTAATAAACCTCACAAAAAAATGGAGAGGAGGAATAAGATGATATCAGATGACCTGTTTAAAGAAGCATTGAAAGTTTTACCTGGTGGTGTGAGCTCCCCGGTAAGAAAGTTTGAACCACACCCTTTCTTCGCCAAAAAAGGTGAAGGTTGCATCCTCTATGACGTGGACGGTAACCGTTACATAGATTACTGTCTAGCCTATGGTCCCCTCATCCTCGGTCACGCCCCAGAGAAGATTACAAGTGCAGTCTGTGAACAAATTAAAAAGGGTAGTGCCTATGGCACGCCAACAAAGGCAGAATTAGAACTTGCAAAACTTGTCATAGAAAGAGTACCATCAGCTGAGATGATAAGGTTTGTGAATTCGGGTACAGAGGCTACAATGGCCGCGATAAGACTTGCAAGGGCATTCACAGGGAAGGATAAAATACTCAAATTTGAGGGCGCATATCATGGCGCCCATGATTATGTTCTGGTAAAACCAGGATCGGGCGCGGCAGCAGCCCCCGATTCACCAGGCATACCCCAAGATACAACAAGAAACACTATATCAGCGCCTTTCAATGATGAAGAAGCAGTTGCAAGTATAATAGAAGAGGATGACAATATCGCGGCAATACTAGTAGAGCCTGTGATGGCTAATATAGGCTGTATAGAACCAGAGGACGGCTACCTAAAATTCCTGAGGAAAATAACAAGTGAAAATGGTATACTCTTAATATTTGACGAGGTTATCACCGGTTTCAGAATAGCCCCTGGGGGTGCCCAAGAATACTATAATATAACAGCAGACCTTGTAACCTATGGGAAAATCATAGGAGGAGGATTCCCCATGGGCGCCCTAGCAGGTCCCAGAAGACTAATGGAACATATATCACCCGCAGGTGATGTTTACCAAGCCGGCACATTCAACGGCAATCCTGTATCAGTAACCGCTGGCATAACAACCCTCAAGGAATTAACAGATGATCTTTACAAGGAACTTAACAAAAAAGGGGAAATAATAAGAAAGGGCATAAAGGATATCCTAGAGGACAATAATCTAGAATTTTACCTGGCAGGATTATCCTCAATGTTCCAAATCTACTTCACCCAAGAGAAGGTTAAAGATTATACCAGCGCCAAGACAGCTAATTTGGAGATATTCAAAAAGTACTTCCATAGCCTACTCAAAGGTGGGGTGTTTGTGCCACCATCACAATTCGAATGTTGTTTTATCTCAGCAGCTCACAGAAAAGAAGATCTTAACATGACACTAGAGGTGGTGGAGGAATCCATTAAAAGAGCCGTCAAACAATCCCCCAGGTGACTTTGCAATGTATATTTAAGTTTTTCAAATCCTATGTATGTTAAAAATTCCACAAGGGCAGTTTTTGGGATTATGATGATATTACCCTGGGCACTTTGCCGGACAACCTCATCTACTATGCTTACATATTTATTCCTGTCCCTTGCAGAGTCTATTATGGCTTTCATGAGGGACTTCACAGCATCCCCACGGGTGTATCCGGCCTTCTGCTCCTCTCTTAGGAATTCTATTGAGTTGCCTGAGACGTAACCTTCCCCCTCCACATATACCGGTCCTATCCTCGCCAAGATCGCGTCAACAGCTTCTGGTGTTACTATAACTACAATATCTGTTTTCTCACCAGTATTATATTCTACTATTTCTTGGGCGAGCTTCGCCCCCTTCTCGGTGTCCTTTTCCCAGAGAGCATCATGAAGATACCATCTTTCAACACCTATAGCTTTTAGGGATGGTGGTGGTGTTGCCGTGGGATGGGCCATCTGCCCCGGATAGACAGACTTTATACCTGTTATATTACCATTATCCAAGGTTATGATGAACGCCATGTCAACTGCTCCTATCCCCGGTCTCGGCTCGCTCGGATCAGCGCATAAAAGCAACACCTTTTTTTCTCCTACCATCACGTTCTGAGAATTCTTAATATACATGCAAGATAGGAAGATAATAACTGAGAGAGCTACTACGAATATTATAATGGTCCTTCTTTCCATGGATACTCTGTTATCACACTTCCATTATATATATGAGGTTGATGCGATCACCGTCTGATTACCCCCATCTTGAACTTCCACCCTTTCATTGGTTGGCTTTTGTGTGGGGGCTCCCACCTCCCCGAGTCTCTTAGGTTCCGTCTCAGGAGATGATCTGAGCACTTCAGTGTGGGGGGGTCTTGCGTCCATTCGATTCTCCCCCCACACGGAGTAGGGTGCGTGTGGAGAATATTTTATAAAACAGCCAAAAAAAGGGGTGTGTGGAACAAAAAAAAAAAAAAAAAAAAAATAATGGGATTTAGTGGAATCCAAAAATCTCCCCACATATTGGGGGAATGAAAAGATAATGGGGGTGGTTTCCCTGCTGAAAATGGACTACCCCCTTGATGGGGGTTTTCTGCTTCAAATGATGAGAGCTTGTGTGAACATGGGGCTAGTTCCCCCTAGAGGGTTTTCCTCATGGCCTGGAGCGTGTCCCCAGCCCCGGTTTTGAATGGTCAGTTATGAACCTGGATTATCTGCCAGTTTTCCCAGACCCTGGGGGGACAAGATAAGTGAAGATTATAATCGAACACTCCAGTTATAAGGTTTTCCGCTCACATCCCCCCATTAGATGGGGAACCTCCCCAATGATAAAATTAAAATGATCAGAAGAACGATCATAGTGGCTATGAAAAATAATATGGGTAGATAGTTAGTGTCCTTATGGGTTTTGATTGCCTCTCTTTTATCCTGGATGGTGGAGATAAAATCTTGGGCATCATCATAGTCCTTTTTGAGCAAACTTTCAAGTGTTTCTTTGTTACTGGTAAGTCCGGTGTGGGTTATCTCATAGGGTCCTTGTGTGGTTTCACTCTCGTTGATAATTTCAGAGGATATTCTGTTGATGGTTTCATCAACTTTGGGAGGTCTTTCTGTGTAGGCTTCTTCTATGGAATCATAATATTGGAGTGAACCTCCACATTGACATGAGACAAAATCAGCGGGGCTTTCACCTTCCTTCAACTTGTAGTAGCCTCCACATTCGCTACAGACGAGATAACCCTTGGAGTCGGATTTTCCAGCCTTTGACAACTGGAACCCCCCAATAAACACCCCAGATTAAAGTATTAATCATGCTCCTATATCCTACCATTTTAATAAAAGGAGCATCTAAGATTATCTTATATTATTTATAGATAAACCTTTCGTATAGGCCATTGAGAAACCTCCTATAATGGAAGATGCGAATAAAATCTTGTTGAGGGGCCCCGATATGGTGGTTATAGTAGTAGGAGTTGGTGAAAACAAAAATGTTGAGAAAGCAGCGAATAATATGGACTTTGAAGTTCTTTTATCCTATTCTGAGGAAGAATTTATCAAGATGATCCATAAGGGCCTTGGAGACGCATATATGAGGGGTTCATTAAATTCAGCGCCTATAATAAAAGAACTGCGGAAAATTGGGGATCCTAAAAGGGCATCATTTATAAAATTAGATGATCACAGTTTTTTCCTCGCCCCTGTTGGTATAGATGAGGGATTCACAATAGACGACAAGATAAAGATAATAGACTACTGTTCCAAATTCATGGAAAAAATAGGCATCAAAGCTACAATAGCAGTTATTTCAGGTGGCAGACCCCAGGATATTGGAAGAGCGCCCGAAATCGACAAATCCATCAAAGAAGCCAAAAAATTAACATCAATGATAAAAGATAAATATAATATAAAACACTATTATATCCTGATAGAAGATGCTATAAAGGATGGACGTAATCTGATTCTAGCCCCAGATGGTATAACCGGTAACCTGATATTCAGGAGCCTCGTGTTAATCGGATCAGCTAAGAGTCATGGGGCTATAACCCTTGGAATAGACCCTATTTTTATAGACACTTCCAGGGCCCAGACTGTCGAGGGCTATGAAAGAGCGTTAAAATTCGCATATAAACTTGCTAACATGAGGGAGGATGTGGATGAAACTCCTAAAACCAATCTATAAACTCTACGAATGGTACATTCTAAAAGACTTGAAAAAGGAGAAAATGCCAAGGCACGTAGCCATAATAATGGATGGCAACAGACGCTACTCAAGATTACAAGGTAGCAAAGATCCTATACAAGGCCACAAAAGAGGTATTAAAACCCTTGAAAAAGTACTAGATTGGTGTATAGACCTTGGAATAGAGATCGTCACAGTGTACGCGTTCTCCACCGAGAACTTCAAACGTCCCAAAAGGGAAGTAGAAGGCCTTATGAGATTATTCGAAGAAAACTTTAAAAAAGTTGCCAAAACTGAGAAGATCCATAAAAATCGTGTGAAAATCAAAGCAGTCGGCAACCTTGACCTCTTACCCGAGAACGTGAAAGAAGCCATTAGAATAGCCGAAAAAGCCACAGAAGAATATGATGATAGAATCCTTAATATTGCCATAGGCTACGATGGGCGACTAGAAATAGTCGAAGCCACACGTAAGATAGCCCAGATGGTTAAAGAGGGAAAACTCGACCCAGAGGATATCGATGAGGAGACCATAAATGATAACCTTTATACCGCAGGTTTAGAGGACCCCCACCTCATCATAAGGACAAGTGGAGAGGAAAGATTGAGCGGATTCCTACTCTGGCAATCATCCTACTCCGAATTATACTTCTGTGACAGTCTATGGCCAGAATTTAGGAAAGTGGACTTTTTAAGGGCTCTAAGATCATACCAGGAACGTGAGAGGAGATTCGGCACCTAATGGTGGGGGTTTGATAATATAATAGATGTTCACTGCCATATAAACTTCAAAGACTTTAACAAGGACAGAGAAGAGGTCATAAAAAGAGCCAAGAGAAAACTAACCGCCATCATAGACTCAGGAGTAGGCCTCGGAGGCGTGAGAAGATCCATCAGATTATCAGAAGAATATAAACATTTCATATATTCTACACTAGGTTTACATCCAGCAGACGCGGCTAGGATGGGGGACGAACTCATAGAAACCATCATAAAAGAGATAGAGGATAATATAGAAAGGGCAGTGGGTGTTGGTGAAAGTGGATTAGACTTCCACCATACAAGGGACTTGGAAGGTCGCAGAAGGCAAGAAAAAATCTTCAAGTTATTCATAGAACTCGCCATCGAATATGAGCTCCCACTCATAATCCATGCAAGAGAAAGTGAAAAACAAGCCTTCAAAATCCTAAAAGAACATCCAATAGAAAATGCAATATTCCACTGTTACAGTGGCGACCTAGACACCGCAAAGAATATAATAGAAGAAGGCTACCACCTCTCATTCTCCACCATGATATGTTTCATAGACCACCACCAAAGGCTAATCAAGGACCTACCACTCCAAAGTATCCTAACAGAGACCGACAGTCCATACCTGTCCCCATTCAAGGGCAGACGGAACGAACCACCATACCTAGAAGAGGCCGTGAAAAAGATAGCCCAACTGAAAAATACAAACATCCAAGAAGTCGACAGTATAACAGAAAAAAATGCTAAAAAAATATTCAGGATATGAATCATTCCAGGACTTCCTTAGCTACTATTAGAGCATTTATAGCAGCGGGAAAACCAGCATATACTGACATTTGTATTATAGTCTCGATTATCTCCTCCCTCGTGCAACCCGCATTAATAGCACCCCGAATATGACCTTTAAGCTGTGAAGTGGCGCAACCAAGAGTTGTTAAAGCGGCGATGGTTATAAGTTCCCTTGTCTTAAGATCAAGACCACCCCTAGAATATATCTCACCATAAGGGAACTCAGCAACCATACGCGCAAAATCAGGGGCTATATCCTCCAGTTCCCCCTTAAGCTCCTCATACGAGCCCTTATGGATCCTATCCTGTATCTTCAATCCCTTCTCATACCTTCCCATAATCTTATACCTCCACAAAGCCAATATCTATCCAATAAATACTTGGGGGTTATACAATTTGAAACCTTATGTAATATTAAATGCTGCCATGACACTCGACGGTAAAATAGCAACACACACCGGAAGCTTGGAAATATCAGGAGAAAAAGACCTGATAAGAGTCCATAGACTGCGCAGAGAATGCGACGCCATAATGGTAGGGATAAACACAGTACTCATAGACAACCCCCGCCTAACAATACACAAGATAAAAGCCGACAAAACAGAAAACCCCACTAGGATAGTTGTCGACAGCAAAGCAAGAACACCCCCAGATTACAGAATACTCAACAAGGAAGCCCCGACAATAATAGCAGTTTCAAAAAGCGCCCCAACAGAGAAAATCAAAAAACTATCAGAGAAGGCGAAGATAATCACAGCAGGCGACAAAAAAGTCAACCTAAAAACCCTAATGGCCGAACTAAAAAAAATGGGCATACACAAGTTAATGTTAGAAGGCGGTTCAACCCTAAACTTTTCCATGCTCAGAGAAGGCCTCGTAGATGAGGTAAGGGTTTGCATAGCACCCATGATAGTAGGGGGTGTCAAAGCAAAAACACTAGTAGACGGTCAAGGAATACCCCATATGAAGGATGCCATAAAACTAAAACTCAAAAAATACTACACACTCGGGGAGGATCTAATCCTAGAATACAAGGTTATAAAATCCTAAAATTTTGGGGGGATGCTCAAATTGCTCGAAGAAATCTACAAAAGAATAATCAAGTTAAGAGAGGATGGATGCCAGGATGGTCCCAAGAGCATCTGTCACGTGGATGAATTCTATTTCAACCAGCTAATGGCCCGCCTAGAAAAGGAGATAGAAATCGTGAACAAATATAACCCCCCAACAAGGCCCGCCCTAGACCCCCTCGTATCCACAGAACTTGGAATCTACCGGGGCGATGACTACCAGATAGGTCGACTACTAGGTTATCCAGAATGTTGCGTGAAAAGCTTTTCAGAAGAGACAAGATTCGCGATAGACGAAAGTCACCTAAAGGAATTAGAGGAGTTGGACGTGCCAGAGGGCGTCTGCGCCCTCATACTACCATCCGGTTTCATACCCTGCAGCTTAAAGTGCAAAAGGGCGTGGGAAAACCGGCTGATAGCATATGTAGATTCTAGAGAATACCAGATGATATTAGAACTTGAAGAGGAACTTAAAAGGGAACTACCACACTTTCATTTAGGCTACAACGAATATTACGAGAAGCTCCCAATCAAAAGATAAAAGGGTTACCTCCATATGTAGATCAAGAGCACGGCCAATCCTATGATAACAGCATAATCCAGAAGGTGGAATAATGATTCTACAGTTGCCCAATGAGGACCTAGGGTTTACCCAACGTATGCCAGGGCGAAACACCAGGGCACTGATCCCATGAAAGTATAAATTGTGAACTTTTTCAAGTCCATTTCAGCTATCCCTGCAGGTAATGAAATGAATGTACGTATAACTGGGAGGACCCGGGAGATGAGAACTGTTTCATGGCCATACCTTGCAAACCATTCTTCTGCCATTTTAAGCTTCTTCTCTGTGATAAGAATATACTTACCATATTTTTCAAGTAATGGTCTGCCACCATAAAAGCCTATAATGTATGCCATCAATGAACCTATAAGGTTTCCTAGAGCTCCTATAATTGTAACCCCAATGATGCTCATAGTACCCTTCCATAGGATATATCCGCTGAATGG encodes:
- a CDS encoding DUF483 domain-containing protein; its protein translation is MLKLLEEIYKRIIKLREDGCQDGPKSICHVDEFYFNQLMARLEKEIEIVNKYNPPTRPALDPLVSTELGIYRGDDYQIGRLLGYPECCVKSFSEETRFAIDESHLKELEELDVPEGVCALILPSGFIPCSLKCKRAWENRLIAYVDSREYQMILELEEELKRELPHFHLGYNEYYEKLPIKR
- the aspS gene encoding aspartate--tRNA(Asn) ligase → MTTMLGKTRRTHYSNEITPSLDGSHTILMGWVYEIRDLGGIIFILLRDRHGIIQVTAPSKKTSKELFKKLRKLKKEYVIEVQGTVQKSPKAPRSVEIIPSNVKVLAKSQQPLPLDPTGKVKAEIDTRLDSRFLDLRRPEISAIFKIKSRMLHSVRVFLEKEGFIEINTPKLVASATEGGTELFPITYFEREAFLGQSPQLYKQMMMASGLDKVYEIAPIFRAEEHDTLRHLNEVISIDIEAAFMNHEDVMKILEKLIVKVIKDIKEHCKEELETLGRELETPKLPFERLEYDEVVEIVKSQGVHLRHGEDLSRAAEKALGEIMPGYYFIKSWPTNIKPFYVMPREDDPSKSYAFDLMYKDLEVSSGAMRVHEHDLLVEKIKKQGLNPRSFESYLSAFKYGMPPHAGWGLGAERFTMALLEIKNIRETVLFPRDRRRLTP
- a CDS encoding 2,5-diamino-6-(ribosylamino)-4(3H)-pyrimidinone 5'-phosphate reductase, translating into MKPYVILNAAMTLDGKIATHTGSLEISGEKDLIRVHRLRRECDAIMVGINTVLIDNPRLTIHKIKADKTENPTRIVVDSKARTPPDYRILNKEAPTIIAVSKSAPTEKIKKLSEKAKIITAGDKKVNLKTLMAELKKMGIHKLMLEGGSTLNFSMLREGLVDEVRVCIAPMIVGGVKAKTLVDGQGIPHMKDAIKLKLKKYYTLGEDLILEYKVIKS
- the uppS gene encoding polyprenyl diphosphate synthase yields the protein MKLLKPIYKLYEWYILKDLKKEKMPRHVAIIMDGNRRYSRLQGSKDPIQGHKRGIKTLEKVLDWCIDLGIEIVTVYAFSTENFKRPKREVEGLMRLFEENFKKVAKTEKIHKNRVKIKAVGNLDLLPENVKEAIRIAEKATEEYDDRILNIAIGYDGRLEIVEATRKIAQMVKEGKLDPEDIDEETINDNLYTAGLEDPHLIIRTSGEERLSGFLLWQSSYSELYFCDSLWPEFRKVDFLRALRSYQERERRFGT
- a CDS encoding cobalt-precorrin-8 methylmutase, translated to MMGASTKKGKKIAEKSRRIVKKLIKDKIEGLPPEEVEIIERIVHSTADPEYADITRMSQEFIPTTINALGDLKDILVDVEMVKAGISYDGDIKCYINHPTVIKMAKDKNMTRAAAAMEYAASKDFSGIVVVGNAPTALSKVIKLTEAGMDVKSIIGVPVGFVAAAESKKLLTKTNIPYLITSGPKGGTPVAVAATNALINLTKKWRGGIR
- a CDS encoding TatD family hydrolase yields the protein MDVHCHINFKDFNKDREEVIKRAKRKLTAIIDSGVGLGGVRRSIRLSEEYKHFIYSTLGLHPADAARMGDELIETIIKEIEDNIERAVGVGESGLDFHHTRDLEGRRRQEKIFKLFIELAIEYELPLIIHARESEKQAFKILKEHPIENAIFHCYSGDLDTAKNIIEEGYHLSFSTMICFIDHHQRLIKDLPLQSILTETDSPYLSPFKGRRNEPPYLEEAVKKIAQLKNTNIQEVDSITEKNAKKIFRI
- a CDS encoding carboxymuconolactone decarboxylase family protein, with the protein product MGRYEKGLKIQDRIHKGSYEELKGELEDIAPDFARMVAEFPYGEIYSRGGLDLKTRELITIAALTTLGCATSQLKGHIRGAINAGCTREEIIETIIQMSVYAGFPAAINALIVAKEVLE
- a CDS encoding DUF4012 domain-containing protein, with product MERRTIIIFVVALSVIIFLSCMYIKNSQNVMVGEKKVLLLCADPSEPRPGIGAVDMAFIITLDNGNITGIKSVYPGQMAHPTATPPPSLKAIGVERWYLHDALWEKDTEKGAKLAQEIVEYNTGEKTDIVVIVTPEAVDAILARIGPVYVEGEGYVSGNSIEFLREEQKAGYTRGDAVKSLMKAIIDSARDRNKYVSIVDEVVRQSAQGNIIIIPKTALVEFLTYIGFEKLKYTLQSHLGDCLTALLMDSSTTSSVMLRSSFL
- the hemL gene encoding glutamate-1-semialdehyde 2,1-aminomutase yields the protein MISDDLFKEALKVLPGGVSSPVRKFEPHPFFAKKGEGCILYDVDGNRYIDYCLAYGPLILGHAPEKITSAVCEQIKKGSAYGTPTKAELELAKLVIERVPSAEMIRFVNSGTEATMAAIRLARAFTGKDKILKFEGAYHGAHDYVLVKPGSGAAAAPDSPGIPQDTTRNTISAPFNDEEAVASIIEEDDNIAAILVEPVMANIGCIEPEDGYLKFLRKITSENGILLIFDEVITGFRIAPGGAQEYYNITADLVTYGKIIGGGFPMGALAGPRRLMEHISPAGDVYQAGTFNGNPVSVTAGITTLKELTDDLYKELNKKGEIIRKGIKDILEDNNLEFYLAGLSSMFQIYFTQEKVKDYTSAKTANLEIFKKYFHSLLKGGVFVPPSQFECCFISAAHRKEDLNMTLEVVEESIKRAVKQSPR
- the mtxX gene encoding methanogenesis marker protein Mmp4/MtxX; this encodes MVVIVVGVGENKNVEKAANNMDFEVLLSYSEEEFIKMIHKGLGDAYMRGSLNSAPIIKELRKIGDPKRASFIKLDDHSFFLAPVGIDEGFTIDDKIKIIDYCSKFMEKIGIKATIAVISGGRPQDIGRAPEIDKSIKEAKKLTSMIKDKYNIKHYYILIEDAIKDGRNLILAPDGITGNLIFRSLVLIGSAKSHGAITLGIDPIFIDTSRAQTVEGYERALKFAYKLANMREDVDETPKTNL